A single Kryptolebias marmoratus isolate JLee-2015 linkage group LG16, ASM164957v2, whole genome shotgun sequence DNA region contains:
- the LOC108234142 gene encoding protein LYRIC-like isoform X2, with the protein MEQWQDAASRQVKLLTNRLNEVLSEGLEWLRSELGVDLGLKPELIPPWIILGAACAGVLLLLVLWASLFRAVFRKRTGQSFADDGVEVKRATNKAVKAEEPKKKRKKAEKKAQPNGRAVAEPQEEAIVSEEIVPHHQPAPPEGRTEKTAETKKSKKKAKQAVKEAKTVTGDGKEPEEGTWETKVSNKEKREQRKKDKSSSDGSASPGGGSTPVNVPPEQPKAPAAPPAAAPAPASQKTKKGEAAKVKAEKLEAAVSQGNSSSGAVVAAAAAHVAVKAAPNTVAPNIGSWATQRPPAPLWRAGIDESWTVIDRPMPSADLNLASLSGLGVSSTKPVSDLPWLGQPRVDDEWSGLNGGSADPSSDWNAPSEAWGNYEEPTPEPPRAQELPLPEPTKGNLMGAADEDDDDKDKGDATTDGAAKTKKKKKKKKKTAEEGAAAGQAEEPVKETTPAASVMKQPPPAQENSAAVQPVKAAAEARGERQAKDNISQKPFITQVPQKPADGEPTAKQNNLPAPTPQKKPEESQAPKPAKKKKARRET; encoded by the exons ATGGAGCAGTGGCAGGACGCGGCCTCTCGGCAGGTCAAGCTGCTCACTAATCGTCTGAATGAAGTGTTGTCCGAGGGCCTGGAGTGGCTGCGCTCCGAGCTCGGTGTCGATCTGGGGCTGAAGCCTGAGCTCATTCCGCCATGGATAATCCTCGGTGCGGCGTGCGCCggagtgctgctgctgcttgtcctGTGGGCCTCGCTGTTTCGGGCTGTCTTCAGGAAGCGGACCGGTCAGAGCTTCGCAGACGACGGAGTCGAAGTGAAGCGAGCTACCAACAAGGCTGTCAAGGCAGAGGAaccaaagaaaaagaggaaaaaggcGGAAAAG aaagccCAGCCAAATGGAAGAGCTGTCGCTGAGCCTCAGGAAGAAGCGATAGTGTCGGAGGAGATAGTGCCACATCACCAGCCGGCCCCTCCAGAAGGCAGGACGGAAAAGACTGCTGAG ACAAAGAAGTCCAAAAAGAAGGCCAAACAAGCTGTGAAGGAGGCCAAGACGGTGACCGGCGATGGCAAAGAACCAGAAGAAG GAACGTGGGAGACGAAGGTCAGCAACAAGGAGAAACGGGAGCAACGCAAGAAAGACAAGAGCTCCAGTGATGGCTCCGCCAGCCCCGGAGGGGGGAGCACACCTGTGAACGTCCCCCCGGAGCAGCCCAAAGCCCCTGCTGCGCCTCCTGCTGCGGCTCCTGCACCTGCCAGCCAGAAGACGAAAAAAG gagAGGCTGCAAAGGTGAAGGCGGAGAAGCTGGAGGCTGCTGTTTCTCAAG GCAACAGCAGCAGTGGAGCTGTGGTGGCAGCGGCTGCCGCCCACGTGGCGGTCAAAGCGGCACCAAACACTGTTGCTCCAAATATAGGCTCCTGGGCAACTCAGAGGCCGCCAGCACCACTCTGGAGGGCAGGGATTGATG AGTCATGGACTGTGATTGACAGGCCCATGCCCTCAGCAGACCTGAATCTGGCCTCTTTATCCGGACTGGGAGTCAGTTCTacca AGCCTGTGAGCGACCTGCCGTGGCTCGGTCAGCCCAGAGTGGACGATGAGTGGTCTGGACTCA ACGGAGGTTCAGCTGACCCCAGCTCCGACTGGAACGCTCCGTCTGAAGCCTGGGGCAACTATGAGGAGCCCACCCCCGAGCCTCCTCGGGCCCAGGAGCTGCCCCTCCCTGAGCCGACCAAGGGCAATCTAATGGGAGCGGCT gatgaggatgatgatgataagGACAAGGGAGATGCCACTACTGATGGAGCAGCTAAAactaagaagaagaaaaagaagaagaagaagactgcTGAGGAGGGGGCAGCAGCAGGCCAG GCCGAGGAGCCAGTGAAGGAGACGACACCTGCTGCCTCGGTGATGAAGCAGCCACCACCTGCTCAGGAGAACTCCGCTGCCGTCCAACCtgtcaaagctgctgctgag GCGAGAGGGGAGCGACAAGCGAAGGACAACATATCCCAGAAACCCTTCATCACACAAGTGCCACAGAAGCCCGCCGATGGAGAGCCCACTGCCAAGCAGAACAACCTTCCTGCTCCAACACCGCAAA AAAAACCTGAGGAGAGTCAAGCACCCAAGccagcaaagaagaagaaggcgaGGAGAGAGACCTGA
- the LOC108234142 gene encoding protein LYRIC-like isoform X1, translating into MEQWQDAASRQVKLLTNRLNEVLSEGLEWLRSELGVDLGLKPELIPPWIILGAACAGVLLLLVLWASLFRAVFRKRTGQSFADDGVEVKRATNKAVKAEEPKKKRKKAEKKAQPNGRAVAEPQEEAIVSEEIVPHHQPAPPEGRTEKTAETKKSKKKAKQAVKEAKTVTGDGKEPEEGTWETKVSNKEKREQRKKDKSSSDGSASPGGGSTPVNVPPEQPKAPAAPPAAAPAPASQKTKKGEAAKVKAEKLEAAVSQGNSSSGAVVAAAAAHVAVKAAPNTVAPNIGSWATQRPPAPLWRAGIDESWTVIDRPMPSADLNLASLSGLGVSSTKPQPVSDLPWLGQPRVDDEWSGLNGGSADPSSDWNAPSEAWGNYEEPTPEPPRAQELPLPEPTKGNLMGAADEDDDDKDKGDATTDGAAKTKKKKKKKKKTAEEGAAAGQAEEPVKETTPAASVMKQPPPAQENSAAVQPVKAAAEARGERQAKDNISQKPFITQVPQKPADGEPTAKQNNLPAPTPQKKPEESQAPKPAKKKKARRET; encoded by the exons ATGGAGCAGTGGCAGGACGCGGCCTCTCGGCAGGTCAAGCTGCTCACTAATCGTCTGAATGAAGTGTTGTCCGAGGGCCTGGAGTGGCTGCGCTCCGAGCTCGGTGTCGATCTGGGGCTGAAGCCTGAGCTCATTCCGCCATGGATAATCCTCGGTGCGGCGTGCGCCggagtgctgctgctgcttgtcctGTGGGCCTCGCTGTTTCGGGCTGTCTTCAGGAAGCGGACCGGTCAGAGCTTCGCAGACGACGGAGTCGAAGTGAAGCGAGCTACCAACAAGGCTGTCAAGGCAGAGGAaccaaagaaaaagaggaaaaaggcGGAAAAG aaagccCAGCCAAATGGAAGAGCTGTCGCTGAGCCTCAGGAAGAAGCGATAGTGTCGGAGGAGATAGTGCCACATCACCAGCCGGCCCCTCCAGAAGGCAGGACGGAAAAGACTGCTGAG ACAAAGAAGTCCAAAAAGAAGGCCAAACAAGCTGTGAAGGAGGCCAAGACGGTGACCGGCGATGGCAAAGAACCAGAAGAAG GAACGTGGGAGACGAAGGTCAGCAACAAGGAGAAACGGGAGCAACGCAAGAAAGACAAGAGCTCCAGTGATGGCTCCGCCAGCCCCGGAGGGGGGAGCACACCTGTGAACGTCCCCCCGGAGCAGCCCAAAGCCCCTGCTGCGCCTCCTGCTGCGGCTCCTGCACCTGCCAGCCAGAAGACGAAAAAAG gagAGGCTGCAAAGGTGAAGGCGGAGAAGCTGGAGGCTGCTGTTTCTCAAG GCAACAGCAGCAGTGGAGCTGTGGTGGCAGCGGCTGCCGCCCACGTGGCGGTCAAAGCGGCACCAAACACTGTTGCTCCAAATATAGGCTCCTGGGCAACTCAGAGGCCGCCAGCACCACTCTGGAGGGCAGGGATTGATG AGTCATGGACTGTGATTGACAGGCCCATGCCCTCAGCAGACCTGAATCTGGCCTCTTTATCCGGACTGGGAGTCAGTTCTacca agCCTCAGCCTGTGAGCGACCTGCCGTGGCTCGGTCAGCCCAGAGTGGACGATGAGTGGTCTGGACTCA ACGGAGGTTCAGCTGACCCCAGCTCCGACTGGAACGCTCCGTCTGAAGCCTGGGGCAACTATGAGGAGCCCACCCCCGAGCCTCCTCGGGCCCAGGAGCTGCCCCTCCCTGAGCCGACCAAGGGCAATCTAATGGGAGCGGCT gatgaggatgatgatgataagGACAAGGGAGATGCCACTACTGATGGAGCAGCTAAAactaagaagaagaaaaagaagaagaagaagactgcTGAGGAGGGGGCAGCAGCAGGCCAG GCCGAGGAGCCAGTGAAGGAGACGACACCTGCTGCCTCGGTGATGAAGCAGCCACCACCTGCTCAGGAGAACTCCGCTGCCGTCCAACCtgtcaaagctgctgctgag GCGAGAGGGGAGCGACAAGCGAAGGACAACATATCCCAGAAACCCTTCATCACACAAGTGCCACAGAAGCCCGCCGATGGAGAGCCCACTGCCAAGCAGAACAACCTTCCTGCTCCAACACCGCAAA AAAAACCTGAGGAGAGTCAAGCACCCAAGccagcaaagaagaagaaggcgaGGAGAGAGACCTGA